The Zalophus californianus isolate mZalCal1 chromosome X, mZalCal1.pri.v2, whole genome shotgun sequence genome window below encodes:
- the LOC113930771 gene encoding diphosphoinositol polyphosphate phosphohydrolase 3-beta, giving the protein MKCKPNQTRTYDPEGFKKRAACLCFRSEREDEVLLVSSSRYPDRWIVPGGGMEPEEEPGGAAVREVYEEAGVKGKLGRLLGIFEQNQDRKHRTYVYVLTVTEILENWEDSVSIGRKREWFKIEDAIKVLQCHKPMHAEYLEKLKLGGSPTSGNSVAPSLPQSDP; this is encoded by the coding sequence ATGAAGTGCAAGCCAAACCAGACGCGCACCTACGACCCGGAGGGGTTCAAGAAGCGGGCGGCGTGCCTTTGCTTCCGGAGCGAGCGCGAGGACGAGGTGCTGTTAGTGAGTAGCAGTCGGTACCCGGACCGCTGGATCGTGCCGGGCGGGGGCATGGAGCCCGAGGAGGAGCCGGGCGGTGCGGCAGTCCGAGAGGTGTACGAAGAGGCGGGAGTCAAGGGGAAGTTAGGCCGGCTCCTGGGCATTTTCGAACAGAACCAAGACCGCAAGCACAGAACCTACGTGTACGTACTGACTGTCACTGAGATTCTGGAGAATTGGGAAGATTCGGTTAGCATTGGGAGGAAGCGAGAGTGGTTCAAAATCGAAGATGCGATCAAGGTTCTCCAGTGCCACAAGCCTATGCATGCCGAATATCTGGAAAAACTAAAGCTGGGCGGTTCCCCAACCAGTGGAAACTCCGTGGCCCCGTCCCTGCCACAGAGCGATCCCTAG